A region from the Gavia stellata isolate bGavSte3 chromosome 2, bGavSte3.hap2, whole genome shotgun sequence genome encodes:
- the FBXO28 gene encoding F-box only protein 28, translating into MAAPEERLLSDGEGGALGSARLSPPPVSESPEALAPLEPPPQSNTLMGLPIVAIESILSFLSYDETSQLRLVCKRMDLVCQRMLNQGFLKVERYHNLCQKQVKAQLPRRESERRNHSLARHADILAAVETRLSLLNMTFMKYVDSNLCCFIPGKVIDEIYRVLRYVNSTRAPQRAHEVLQELRDISSMAMEYFDEKIVPILKRKMPGSDVSGRLIGTAPVPGPSAALTTMQLFSKQNPSRQEVTKLQQQVKANGTGLTALKREISELRIKVQEQQKQLQDQDQKLLEQTQIIGEQNARLAELERKLREVMESTVGNSSGSGSNEQSPRKRRKAVESTDCPRKSKRLRNRK; encoded by the exons ATGGCGGCGCCGGAGGAGCGGCTCCTGTCGGACGGGGAAGGCGGCGCCCTGGGCTCGGCGCGGCTCTCCCCGCCCCCGGTCTCGGAGTCTCCCGAGGCTCTGGCGCCCTTGGAGCCGCCGCCTCAGAGCAACACGCTCATGGGGCTGCCCATCGTGGCGATCGAGAGCATCCTCAGCTTCCTGTCCTACGATGAGACGAGCCAGCTCCGCCTG GTTTGTAAGCGAATGGACTTGGTTTGTCAGCGAATGTTAAATCAGGGATTTCTGAAAGTGGAAAGATACCACAACTTGTGTCAAAAGCAAGTTAAAGCTCAGCTTCCAAG ACGGGAGTCTGAAAGAAGAAACCATTCATTAGCTCGTCATGCAGACATCCTTGCTGCTGTAGAAACGAGACTCTCTCTGTTAAATATGACTTTCATGAAGTATGTGGATTCAAATCTCTGTTGCTTCATACCTGGAAAG GTAATAGATGAAATTTATCGTGTGCTAAGGTATGTAAACTCTACAAGAGCTCCTCAGAGAGCTCATGAAGTTCTTCAAGAACTAAGGGACATTTCCTCCATGGCTATGGAATATTTTGATGAGAAGATTGTTCcaatactgaaaagaaagatgcCTGGGTCAGATGTATCGGGACGTCTGATAGGAACTGCCCCAG TTCCAGGGCCTTCTGCAGCACTGACAACAATGCAGCTGTTCTCCAAGCAGAACCCTTCAAGACAGGAAGTCACCAAACTCCAGCAGCAAGTAAAAGCAAATGGCACGGGCTTGACAGCGCTGAAGCGGGAGATCTCAGAGCTTCGCATCAAAGTGCAAGAGCAACAGAAACAACTCCAAGATCAAGATCAGAAACTGCTTGAGCAAACCCAAATCATAGGTGAACAGAATGCCCGACTGGCTGAGCTTGAACGCAAGCTGCGAGAGGTGATGGAGAGCACAGTAGGAAATTCTTCAGGTTCTGGCTCAAATGAACAATCTCCTAGAAAACGGAGGAAGGCGGTGGAATCCACAGACTGTCCTAGGAAATCTAAACGCCTTCgaaacagaaaataa
- the DEGS1 gene encoding sphingolipid delta(4)-desaturase DES1 codes for MGNTVAREDFEWVYTDQPHADRRKEILAKHPEIKALMKPDYNLIWVVVLMVLAQLTAFYLVKDLDWKWVIFWAYVFGSCISHSMTLAIHEISHNSAFGNSKAMWNRWFGIFANLPLGLPYSISFKRYHMDHHRYLGGDGIDVDIPTNFEGWFFCTRFRKFIWIVLQPFFYAIRPLCINPKPITRLEIINLLAQLSFDVVIYYLWGVKSTFYMLAGSVLGLGLHPISGHFIAEHYMFLKGHETYSYYGPLNLLTFNVGYHNEHHDFPNIPGKSLPLVKKIAAEYYDNLPQYNSWIKVLYDFVMDDTISPYSRMKRQLKGEVKQD; via the exons ATGGGTAACACCGTCGCTAGGGAGGACTTCGAGTGGGTCTACACGGACCAGCCCCATGCCGACCGCCGCAAGGAGATCctgg CTAAACATCCAGAGATAAAAGCGTTGATGAAGCCAGACTACAACTTGATCTGGGTGGTTGTGCTGATGGTTCTCGCACAGTTGACTGCATTTTATCTAGTTAAAGACTTGGACTGGAAATGGGTAATCTTCTGGGCATATGTTTTTGGAAGCTGTATTAGCCACTCCATGACTCTGGCTATTCATGAGATCTCTCACAATAGTGCCTTTGGCAACAGCAAAGCAATGTGGAATCGATGGTTTGGAATATTTGCCAACCTCCCTCTTGGTCTCCCGTATTCCATATCCTTCAAGAGATACCACATGGATCATCATCGTTACTTAGGAGGTGATGGAATTGATGTGGACATTCCTACCAACTTTGAAGGCTGGTTTTTCTGCACCCGTTTTAGGAAGTTCATATGGATTGttcttcagccttttttctATGCGATTAGACCTCTCTGCATCAATCCCAAACCCATTACTCGACTTGAAATAATCAATCTGCTGGCTCAGCTTTCCTTTGATGTTGTGATATATTATTTATGGGGAGTCAAGTCCACTTTTTACATGCTTGCTGGTTCAGTACTTGGACTTGGGTTGCACCCAATTTCGGGACACTTCATAGCTGAAcattacatgtttttaaaagggcaTGAGACTTATTCCTACTATGGGCCACTTAATTTGCTCACTTTTAATGTTGGCTATCACAATGAACACCATGACTTCCCCAATATTCCTGGCAAGAGCCTTCCACTG GTCAAGAAAATAGCAGCTGAATACTATGACAACCTGCCACAATATAACTCTTGGATAAAAGTACTGTATGACTTCGTGATGGATGACACAATCAGCCCGTATTCACGCATGAAAAGGCAATTAAAGGGTGAAGTGAAGCAAGATTAA